The Erwinia billingiae Eb661 nucleotide sequence GTTTCCACACTAGGCCGGGCCGGGACCATTCGTCTTGGCCGACCGGCAGACGAGATCACCTTATGTGATATCTATACGTCTGTGCTGGAAGACAAGCCGTTACTGGCAGGGCGCCCTGAAGTGCCTGCCCGCTGTCTGGTCAGTGCCAACACCTGTTGGTTCTTCAAGGAACTGGCGCGAGAAGCTGAACAGGCTTCGCTGGACGTGCTGGCTAAGCGCACGGTCGCAGATGCGTTAAGAGAAATTTTTGAGCGCGACAGGCGTGATCCGGAAGGCAGCTGCGAGGCAACACGCGCCCGCGAAGAAGCTGAAAGCTAGCCCTCCCGTAAAAAGAAACCGGACATCGTGATGATGCCCGGTTTTTTTATGTCCGTTACCAGGCCGACGCTTCCTCAGGCGGCGTGGGTTCTTCGCCGGAATAGCGCGTCGGTGGGATCCCGACATGGCGGGTGAAGGCGACGCTAAACGCGCTGGCCGAGTTATAGCCCACGCGTTCCGCCACGTCGGCAATCCCTCCCTGTTTACGCAACAGCAGATTTTTGGCCATCGCCATCCGCCATCCCAGTAAATAAGCCATCGGCGCCACGCCTACCGCCTGACGGAAACGTTCAAAAAACGTCGAACGGGACAGGGCGGCTTCCTTTGCCAGCTGCGCAACCGTCCAGGGAAAGGTCGGCTGCTCATGCATTTTGGTAATGGCGCTGGCCAGGCGTTCATCGGCCATTCCCCGCAACAGGCCCGGCGAGGCAGCGGCTTCGGAAGTGGATCGCAACGCTTCGATCAGCATCACTTCCAGCAGCCGCGCCAGAACCACCTCCCTTGCCGGAC carries:
- a CDS encoding RrF2 family transcriptional regulator, producing MLDIRFPTALQMVLCVAQAEREGKRSTSKILAMGLEANPSFVRKMMVPLTRDGIIVSTLGRAGTIRLGRPADEITLCDIYTSVLEDKPLLAGRPEVPARCLVSANTCWFFKELAREAEQASLDVLAKRTVADALREIFERDRRDPEGSCEATRAREEAES